The Aestuariibaculum lutulentum genome segment GTACGGCTATGGCTGGTGGATGAAAGATGTTGGAAGCAAACACTTTTTTATGATGCGTGGACATCTAGGACAATATGTTATTGTTGAGCCAGAAGACAACCTTATCATTGTACGTTTAGGACATAGAAAATCGCCTGACGAAGGCATTGGCCAATTCACACAAGATATTACCGTTTATATTGAAGAAGCTTATAACATGTTAGGATATGATCTCTAAAATTAACTTAGAAAACATATTATTTTTAGATATTGAAACCGTTCCTGAGGTTCAGCATTTCACCGATTTAGATGAAACCAAGCAGGCCTTATGGGAACAAAAATCGCAGTACCAGCGTAAAGACGATTACACCGCCGAAGAATTTTACGATCGCGCCGGTATCTGGGCCGAATTTGGAAAAATTGTATGTATTTCGGTGGGGTATTTTGCTTTTAAAGGCGACATTCGTTCCTTCAGAGTGACTTCATTCTTTGGTGATGAAGCCAAACTTTTAAAGGATTTTAAAAATTTACTAAATACACATTTCAACCACCCTAATCATTTGCTTTGCGGACATAACGCTAAGGAATTCGACTTTCCTTATATTGCCCGCCGTATGATTATAAATGGCATTGAACTTCCGCATAAGCTCAATTTATTTGGTAAAAAGCCTTGGGAAGTCCCGCACATAGATACCTTAGAACTTTGGAAATTCGGAGATTTTAAAAGTTACACATCGCTAAAACTACTCACCAATGTTTTAGGTGTGCCTTCGCCTAAAGATGACATTGACGGTAGTGAAGTGTATCGCGTATATTACGAAGAAAACGAAATAGATCGCATTGTAATTTATTGCGAAAAAGATACCATTGCCGTTGCACAAATATTTTTGCGATTACGTGGTGACGAGCTATTAACCAACGATGAAATTATTCACATATAAATGCAGAACTCCCCAATTTTAAACATAAAAAACTTAGCCATTGCCTTTGGAAATAATGAAGTTATTCACAATATATCCTATCATTTAAATCAGAATGAAATTCTGGGTATTGTTGGTGAATCAGGTTCTGGAAAATCGGTTTCATCGTTAGCCGTTTTAGGTTTACTACCAAAGAAAATTTCTAAGATTACTTCAGGGCAAATTCTATTTAATAATGAAGATTTAATCCCGTTATCTTCAAAGGAATTACAAAATATTCGTGGCAAAAAAATAGCCATGATTTTTCAGGAACCCATGAGTTCTTTAAACCCGTCTATGACCTGCGGAAAACAGGTTCAGGAAATTCTGCTTCAGCATACCCATTTATCTAAACAGGAAGCTAAAGCAGAAACCATTGCCCTTTTTGAAAAGGTAAAACTTCCGAATCCCTCCCGCGTTTATGATGCTTATCCGCATGAGATTTCCGGCGGACAAAAGCAACGGGTTATGATTGCTATGGCGATAAGTTGTAAACCCGATGTTTTAATTGCCGACGAACCGACGACGGCTCTAGATGTTACGGTTCAAAAAGAAATCATCAAATTACTTAAAGAGCTTCAAGTAGAAACGAAAATGAGTGTCATTTTCATCACGCACGATTTGTCTTTAATCTCTGAAATAGCCAACCGTGTTCTAGTGATGTATAAAGGCGACATTGTTGAACAAGGTGATGCGCATAGCATTTTTCATACACCGCAACACACCTACACCAAAGCATTAATTAATGCTCGCCCATCGTTAGACACCCGACTAAAAGTTTTGCCAACCATTA includes the following:
- a CDS encoding 3'-5' exonuclease, producing MISKINLENILFLDIETVPEVQHFTDLDETKQALWEQKSQYQRKDDYTAEEFYDRAGIWAEFGKIVCISVGYFAFKGDIRSFRVTSFFGDEAKLLKDFKNLLNTHFNHPNHLLCGHNAKEFDFPYIARRMIINGIELPHKLNLFGKKPWEVPHIDTLELWKFGDFKSYTSLKLLTNVLGVPSPKDDIDGSEVYRVYYEENEIDRIVIYCEKDTIAVAQIFLRLRGDELLTNDEIIHI